CCGCCCGTCGCCGCGCCAGGAATCGCTGGCCGCGCTGAAAAGCTGATCCATTTAAAATTCAAAAAGGGAAAGTTCCGCGCAGGACGATTCTGTCCATGGCAGGAATTTTAACGGTAAGCGGTCATCATCCAGGCTTTGGGGCGGAGCAGGATACGCGGAATCGCGCTGAGCCCGTTCAAAAGGCCATGGAGTGCCGGCATCGCCTGGATGCGCTGGGCGAGGCGGAGCTTCCACGTGTCGCGGCTGCCCCGGAGATTTTTGCGATAAACGTAATCGTCAATGAAGGAAAAAAAGTGCAGCTTCACGCTGCGGAATCCGCCGTCTTTGGCGCCGCGGCACCATTGCGGGAGCGTGTACGCGTTTTCATTGAAGCCTTCATCGATAGCTTCCTGCAGCGCCTTTCCGGACTTGTCCTCGAAAATGCCGAACGCGCATTCGTGCAGCGCCACAACTCGGCCGCCCGGCCGGAGGACGCGCGCGAATTCCGAAAATAGCGTCTTGAGATCTTTGCAGTGATGGATGACCGAGTGAGAAAAAATAATGTCGAACGACTGGTCCGCGAACGGAAGCCGGTTCATGTCCCCCATCAGCCGGTCGAAATAAGCGCCGTCGGCATCGAAATAAAGGTCCGCGGCCTGAAGGTAGTTTGAAACTTCCAGCGCCACCACGCGGCAGCCCTTCTGCGCAAAACGCCACGATGCCCAGCCGAAACTGGCGCCGACTTCCAGGATCGTTTCTTCGCCGGTCAGCTTCATGAATTCGAGCGTCTTGAAAAAACGTTCGGCATTGCCGCCCTGATTGTCGAAGCTGCCGCCGGGCTTGAAAAGGTCGCTGCCATCACCGGCCGGGAGCGAAAGAAAAACGCTGCGGAAACGCTCGAGGGTCTCACGATTGATCGGATATTCGGCGTTCGCGGTTCTCAGGTAGCTGTGCGCTTCGGCGTGCTTTTTTTCATGAGCCACTTCAGGGGCCAGCTCTCCGAGCATATCGAGAATGCCGTCCAGGATCGAATAGACGGCGCCGCAGCTTTCGCAGGCCAGGGAGCCTTCACGGATTTCGCGCGCGTCTTCACGCGTTTGGGAAAAACGCCAGGAGGATTGCCCGCACGCCGGGCATTTCAGCAGGGACGCTAAATCTTTTTTCATCGACGGTAAACTCGCTTTGGGGGGGGCGTGCAGCCATGGTACCCGCAAACAAGGCCGTTGTCCTGCAAAATCTTTTGGTTTAGCCGGGCTTACGGCGCCAGAGGGCAAACCCTTCGCTTTCAAACTGCGGTTCATAGCCGAGCGCCGTCATCTGCGGACGCTCCTCGCCTGCGGGCCGCGTGCCGGGCTCCCAAAAACTCTCGTCCCAGACCACGAAGTCCGGCTTCAGGCGGCGCGCCTGTTCGGCTTTCGAGGGTTCCCCATTATAGTCGAATTGCCAGACCTCTTTGTGATTCGGCGTCTGCGCGATGAAATTGTTGTGAGTCAGGACCGAAGATGCGCTGGGAAGCGCGCGGAGCTGCCCGCGGACCACGGCGTTATGCGCCGTCAGCCCCTGGGAAGACTCCCACATGAAAAAAGCTTCCGAC
The Verrucomicrobiia bacterium DNA segment above includes these coding regions:
- a CDS encoding methyltransferase domain-containing protein — its product is MKKDLASLLKCPACGQSSWRFSQTREDAREIREGSLACESCGAVYSILDGILDMLGELAPEVAHEKKHAEAHSYLRTANAEYPINRETLERFRSVFLSLPAGDGSDLFKPGGSFDNQGGNAERFFKTLEFMKLTGEETILEVGASFGWASWRFAQKGCRVVALEVSNYLQAADLYFDADGAYFDRLMGDMNRLPFADQSFDIIFSHSVIHHCKDLKTLFSEFARVLRPGGRVVALHECAFGIFEDKSGKALQEAIDEGFNENAYTLPQWCRGAKDGGFRSVKLHFFSFIDDYVYRKNLRGSRDTWKLRLAQRIQAMPALHGLLNGLSAIPRILLRPKAWMMTAYR